One Aureibacillus halotolerans DNA segment encodes these proteins:
- the codA gene encoding cytosine deaminase, with translation MIIKRAKLRHKDGLWDIEVSNGIFQRIAATIEPKEGDDVLDVEGKLVLPPFIEPHIHLDTTMTAGDPAWNLSGTLFEGIQRWSERKATVTHEDVKERATKALKWQIAQGIQHVRTHVDTTDESLTAMKALIEVKEDMKPYIDVQLVAFPQEGILSYPNGRELLEEAIRLGADVVGGIPHFEMTREMGVQSIEIAFELAEKYDKLLDFHCDETDDEQSRFVEVVAAQAYQTGMKERVTASHTTAMHSYNNAYVAKLMRVFGMADLNFVANPLVNTHLQGRFDTYPKRRGITRVKELNEAGLNVCFGHDDIFDPWYPLGTGNMLQVLHLGLHACHLMGYEQIKQSIDFITTNSAKTLHITDQYGIEQGKPANFIVVDADDEFTLIRKQAPVLYSVRHGRVIAETKPAETSISLGEKSEAIHYTL, from the coding sequence ATGATTATTAAACGAGCGAAACTCCGTCACAAGGATGGTCTGTGGGATATTGAAGTGTCTAACGGGATCTTCCAACGAATTGCAGCGACGATTGAACCGAAGGAAGGCGACGACGTGTTGGATGTGGAAGGCAAGCTTGTCCTCCCTCCTTTTATTGAGCCCCATATTCATCTCGATACGACGATGACGGCTGGCGACCCAGCATGGAACCTGTCTGGAACGCTTTTTGAAGGCATCCAACGTTGGTCTGAGCGAAAAGCGACCGTCACACATGAGGATGTGAAGGAAAGAGCTACGAAAGCATTAAAATGGCAAATTGCGCAAGGTATCCAGCATGTGCGAACACACGTTGATACGACTGATGAGTCCTTGACCGCGATGAAAGCATTGATTGAGGTTAAAGAAGACATGAAGCCCTACATTGATGTACAGCTCGTGGCTTTCCCTCAGGAAGGCATCCTTTCCTATCCGAACGGACGAGAATTGCTTGAAGAAGCTATTCGCTTAGGGGCTGATGTAGTTGGTGGTATCCCTCACTTTGAAATGACGCGCGAGATGGGCGTTCAATCTATCGAGATCGCGTTTGAGCTCGCAGAAAAATACGACAAACTGCTTGATTTTCATTGTGACGAAACGGATGATGAACAATCTCGTTTTGTTGAGGTAGTTGCGGCACAAGCGTATCAAACTGGGATGAAGGAGCGTGTGACTGCGTCCCATACGACAGCCATGCATTCCTACAACAACGCCTATGTCGCTAAGCTTATGCGCGTGTTTGGCATGGCCGATTTGAATTTTGTAGCCAATCCACTTGTGAACACTCACTTGCAGGGACGTTTTGATACGTATCCAAAACGCCGTGGCATTACACGCGTAAAGGAACTGAATGAAGCCGGATTAAATGTCTGCTTTGGTCATGATGATATTTTTGACCCGTGGTATCCTTTAGGGACAGGAAACATGCTGCAGGTGCTCCACCTTGGTTTGCATGCCTGCCATTTGATGGGGTATGAACAAATCAAGCAATCGATTGATTTTATTACGACCAACAGTGCAAAAACATTGCACATCACCGACCAGTACGGCATTGAACAAGGCAAACCTGCCAACTTTATCGTTGTTGATGCCGACGATGAATTCACGCTCATCCGCAAGCAAGCACCAGTTCTCTACTCGGTCCGTCATGGGCGTGTAATTGCAGAGACGAAGCCAGCCGAAACGTCCATTTCATTAGGTGAAAAATCGGAGGCCATTCATTATACACTTTGA
- a CDS encoding winged helix-turn-helix transcriptional regulator, producing the protein METCKADTALDILVGKWKHKILFELSKHEVMRFNELKRAIPGITQKMLTSQLRELESHDIVQRKVYSQIPPKVEYSVTTYGRTLDPILHAMHSWSETHIDRMNEKEADEAKAVQS; encoded by the coding sequence GTGGAGACGTGCAAAGCAGATACGGCATTAGATATTCTGGTAGGGAAGTGGAAGCATAAAATTTTGTTTGAACTTTCAAAGCATGAGGTGATGCGTTTTAATGAGTTGAAACGAGCCATCCCAGGAATTACTCAGAAAATGCTGACCTCTCAACTACGCGAGCTTGAATCCCACGACATAGTTCAACGAAAAGTGTATTCGCAAATACCGCCAAAGGTGGAGTATAGCGTCACTACGTACGGCAGAACCTTGGACCCGATTCTTCACGCCATGCATTCATGGAGCGAAACTCATATTGATCGAATGAATGAAAAAGAGGCAGATGAAGCAAAAGCTGTCCAATCATAA
- a CDS encoding nitroreductase family protein — protein MSKDFFGALENRRSYYGLNKDHVVSDERIEEVVKHAVKHVPSAFNSQTARVVILLGGDHDKLWDITTDVLKVVVGDGDFSGTQQRMDGFKAAYGTVLFFEEQDVVRDFQEQFALFADNFPIWSDQSSGMHQLAVWTGLELEGFGASLQHYNPLIDEQVAQEWDIPNTWKLRAQMPFGKPTAAPGEKNFQPIDARVKIHKS, from the coding sequence ATGAGTAAAGACTTTTTTGGTGCATTAGAAAATCGTCGTTCTTATTATGGCTTAAATAAAGATCATGTCGTTTCAGATGAGCGAATTGAGGAAGTCGTAAAGCATGCTGTGAAACATGTACCTTCTGCATTTAATTCTCAAACGGCACGTGTTGTCATCCTTCTTGGCGGCGATCACGACAAGCTTTGGGACATTACAACAGACGTGTTAAAAGTGGTCGTTGGTGATGGCGATTTCTCAGGTACACAGCAAAGAATGGACGGTTTTAAAGCAGCCTATGGAACTGTACTGTTCTTTGAAGAGCAAGACGTCGTTCGTGACTTCCAAGAGCAATTCGCCCTATTTGCCGACAACTTTCCTATTTGGTCTGATCAATCCTCTGGCATGCATCAGCTTGCCGTATGGACAGGACTTGAGCTCGAAGGGTTTGGGGCATCACTTCAGCATTACAACCCACTGATTGACGAGCAGGTGGCTCAGGAATGGGACATCCCAAACACATGGAAGCTACGTGCGCAAATGCCGTTTGGTAAACCTACAGCAGCGCCTGGAGAAAAAAATTTCCAACCAATCGACGCTCGCGTAAAGATTCATAAATCGTAA
- a CDS encoding UDP-glucose dehydrogenase family protein: MNIAVIGTGHIGLTTGVAFADVGHDTTYINIEANHNDMKRLREGTVPFYEPDLELLLMKNMTADRFRMTDHLFEIEAEVLCLALDMPHEAELVALAEQVCEALPNCAVLMIKSTVLPGTCEALQEKLLAQGHRTEVVYSPHFMRKGSAVRDTFKADRILLGMSSHRVAEQMQRLHAAFDIPLYETTLRNAEMIKYATSAFLATKVSFINEIAQLCEGIGADIEAVTEGLSLDGRIGGAYLQAGIGYSGSGLAKDTSALAMLAHMNEIDMPVLKAVLEVNENQVQAFVEKAKDCGALKGKRVALLGLTYKANTDDLSETPALTVANTLLSEGAEVIGYDPVAIESAKKMMPNGVLFGRTIAETVNQCDLAMILTDGLEIEAFPLNDYKHFMKTPVLLDGRNVHCPVEAEGAGIHYISIGRNEVSDSFVP; the protein is encoded by the coding sequence TTGAATATAGCGGTGATTGGTACAGGCCATATCGGTTTAACAACAGGAGTGGCTTTTGCAGATGTCGGACACGATACAACTTACATTAATATTGAAGCAAATCATAACGACATGAAACGCCTTCGGGAAGGAACCGTCCCTTTTTATGAACCTGATCTGGAGCTGCTGCTTATGAAAAACATGACAGCTGACCGGTTTCGGATGACAGATCACCTGTTTGAGATTGAAGCAGAGGTTCTTTGCCTCGCTTTGGATATGCCACATGAAGCGGAGCTGGTTGCCCTCGCTGAACAAGTATGTGAAGCATTGCCAAATTGCGCTGTTTTAATGATCAAAAGCACTGTTCTCCCTGGCACGTGTGAAGCGCTGCAAGAAAAACTGTTGGCCCAAGGGCACCGTACGGAAGTCGTCTACAGTCCGCATTTCATGAGAAAAGGCTCGGCCGTGCGCGATACGTTTAAAGCAGATCGCATTCTTCTCGGCATGTCCTCTCACCGAGTGGCTGAACAAATGCAAAGGCTCCATGCGGCTTTTGACATTCCGTTATATGAAACAACTCTACGAAATGCTGAAATGATTAAATATGCAACAAGTGCTTTTTTAGCAACAAAGGTGAGCTTCATTAATGAAATCGCGCAGCTTTGTGAAGGAATTGGAGCAGATATTGAAGCAGTCACTGAAGGCCTCTCCTTGGACGGGCGTATTGGAGGCGCTTACTTACAGGCGGGTATTGGCTATTCTGGCTCAGGTCTTGCGAAAGACACGAGCGCACTCGCCATGCTTGCTCACATGAATGAGATTGATATGCCTGTGCTTAAAGCTGTCCTTGAAGTCAACGAGAATCAAGTGCAAGCCTTTGTCGAAAAGGCGAAGGATTGTGGTGCATTGAAGGGAAAGCGAGTTGCTTTGCTTGGCCTTACTTATAAAGCCAATACAGACGACTTGAGTGAGACGCCGGCTCTGACGGTCGCCAATACTTTATTGTCAGAAGGCGCCGAAGTCATTGGTTACGATCCGGTAGCCATAGAGAGTGCGAAAAAAATGATGCCGAACGGCGTCCTCTTCGGACGTACGATTGCGGAAACGGTGAACCAATGTGATTTGGCGATGATTTTAACAGATGGGCTAGAAATTGAAGCGTTCCCGCTTAATGACTACAAGCACTTTATGAAAACGCCAGTCCTATTGGATGGTCGGAATGTTCACTGTCCAGTGGAAGCTGAAGGAGCTGGAATTCACTACATATCTATTGGGAGGAACGAGGTGTCAGATAGTTTTGTTCCTTAA
- a CDS encoding thioredoxin domain-containing protein, protein MTAQKKANKLLNEKSPYLLQHAYNPVQWFPWGEEAFKKAKAEGKPVFLSIGYATCHWCHVMERESFEDEEVAALLNEHFIAIKVDREERPDIDQLYMNFCQRMTGHGGWPLTILATPTQKPFFAGTYFPKYEMSGRTGLLSLLSRMAQGWKEEQETIEQFAQEMLDEQSSTELAPVAFNQGVFQKAFDVLTCTFDETYGGFGDAPKFPSPHQLSFLIAYGKNTGEDRAVQMVETTLKGMYNGGLFDHIGGGFSRYSVDEKWLVPHFEKMLYDNALLSIAAIETYQATEDQQYADIAHAIFAYVKREMTSEQGAFFSAEDADSEGEEGRYYVWTPSEVTRVLGQREGETFCRLYGISEDGNFEGKSIPNLLNVDWEEEAKDRELSEQGLKEHVKEWRDLLLAARSARVPPLKDDKVLTSWNGLMIAAYAKAGKVLQSEDYIQAAKRADDFLWTQLRREDGRLMARYRDGDVAHLAYLDDYVAYSWGLIELYEATFDHDYLIRALELTQDLLRLFWDENNGGFYFYGEDGEQLLQRPKPGFDGAMPSGNGMAAANILRLSKLTGNIELQGYAQTLSQAFGQEVKQAPHGFTSMLRSLYYATERSREIVIVGVRGEEKLEALLQLAQTTQRPGDVLLFKDMKKADLSKVAPFTAEHNMMNDEPTLYVCENFSCQMPLTGKEAMDVLTSR, encoded by the coding sequence ATGACAGCTCAAAAAAAAGCCAATAAACTACTGAATGAAAAATCCCCATACTTACTCCAGCATGCATATAACCCTGTCCAGTGGTTTCCATGGGGAGAGGAGGCTTTTAAGAAGGCAAAAGCGGAAGGGAAGCCCGTTTTCCTTTCTATCGGTTATGCCACTTGCCATTGGTGCCACGTTATGGAAAGAGAATCGTTTGAGGACGAAGAGGTGGCAGCGCTGTTGAATGAGCATTTCATCGCCATTAAAGTAGATCGAGAGGAACGTCCCGACATTGATCAGCTCTACATGAATTTCTGCCAACGAATGACAGGGCATGGTGGCTGGCCGTTAACAATTTTGGCAACCCCGACGCAGAAGCCATTCTTCGCTGGGACATATTTTCCAAAGTACGAGATGTCTGGACGAACGGGACTGCTTTCTTTGCTTTCAAGAATGGCACAGGGTTGGAAGGAAGAGCAGGAGACGATTGAACAGTTTGCTCAGGAGATGTTGGACGAACAATCGTCAACAGAACTAGCTCCTGTAGCCTTTAATCAAGGTGTTTTTCAAAAAGCTTTTGACGTCTTGACCTGTACATTCGATGAGACCTATGGAGGCTTTGGCGATGCGCCTAAATTTCCGTCCCCCCACCAGCTGTCGTTTCTCATCGCCTATGGCAAGAACACGGGTGAAGACCGCGCTGTGCAAATGGTGGAAACGACATTAAAAGGCATGTACAACGGTGGTTTGTTCGATCATATTGGTGGTGGCTTTTCACGATATTCAGTAGATGAGAAATGGCTCGTGCCGCATTTTGAGAAAATGCTGTATGACAATGCATTGCTAAGCATTGCTGCGATTGAAACGTACCAAGCTACTGAAGATCAGCAATATGCTGACATTGCACACGCCATTTTCGCCTACGTGAAGCGTGAAATGACAAGTGAGCAAGGCGCCTTTTTTTCAGCGGAGGATGCCGACTCTGAAGGAGAGGAAGGACGTTATTATGTGTGGACACCGAGTGAGGTCACTCGTGTTCTTGGACAAAGAGAAGGAGAAACTTTTTGTCGCTTGTACGGCATTTCCGAAGATGGGAACTTTGAAGGAAAAAGCATTCCGAATCTGCTCAATGTCGACTGGGAAGAAGAAGCAAAGGACCGCGAATTATCTGAGCAAGGTCTAAAAGAGCACGTAAAGGAGTGGCGCGATCTATTGCTTGCAGCGCGATCAGCCCGTGTACCGCCACTGAAGGATGACAAAGTGCTTACCTCGTGGAACGGCTTGATGATTGCTGCGTATGCAAAGGCAGGGAAGGTGCTGCAGTCAGAGGATTATATTCAGGCTGCCAAGCGAGCAGATGACTTTCTATGGACTCAGCTGCGACGGGAAGACGGTCGTTTAATGGCACGCTATCGGGATGGCGATGTGGCGCATCTCGCGTACCTTGATGATTATGTCGCCTACTCATGGGGACTCATTGAGCTATATGAAGCCACTTTTGACCACGATTACCTTATTCGTGCGCTTGAGCTGACTCAGGACTTGCTGCGATTGTTTTGGGATGAGAACAATGGAGGCTTTTATTTTTACGGCGAGGACGGGGAACAGCTGCTTCAGCGACCAAAGCCAGGCTTTGATGGCGCCATGCCTTCAGGGAACGGCATGGCGGCGGCCAATATTCTAAGACTCTCCAAGCTTACAGGCAATATCGAGCTGCAAGGCTATGCCCAAACGCTTTCTCAAGCCTTTGGTCAGGAGGTTAAGCAGGCACCTCACGGGTTTACCTCGATGCTGCGATCACTATATTATGCGACAGAGCGTTCAAGAGAAATTGTTATCGTTGGTGTTCGTGGAGAAGAAAAATTAGAGGCTTTGCTGCAATTGGCACAGACGACGCAACGCCCAGGCGATGTCCTTTTGTTTAAAGATATGAAAAAGGCTGATCTGAGTAAGGTCGCTCCGTTTACCGCTGAACATAATATGATGAACGACGAGCCTACATTGTATGTTTGTGAAAATTTCTCCTGTCAGATGCCACTCACAGGAAAAGAGGCAATGGACGTCTTAACATCGCGATAG
- a CDS encoding choice-of-anchor Q domain-containing protein: MKWFTRSNCIPKNTLAISFIFAIIVFATGLSGTERAVSASTFYYVSVDGNNDNDGRTAESAWKTLQYASYNVPAGSTVRVLPGVYNEKLRIYDSGSASAGPITFTSYPNKHDAIIDGSGLSVGGGEGLIEIGSSSYVTIDGFEVRNYKTTTLDKVPIGIYVYGSGTKIKLLNNYVHAIESHAKVRDDLSGRDAHGIAVFGTEAPEALRHVTIDGNTLTDLVLGSSESLVVNGNVDTFAITNNIVKNNDNIGIDAIGFEGMVPDEAYDQARNGVIRGNIVTNITSTNNPSYGTDLPNDSFGADGIYVDGGKHIVIEQNKSCGNDIGIEIASEHLGKTTSDVIVRNNLVCHNHFTGIALGGYDTERGTTIDSQVSNNTLYMNDTEDLWGGQLLLQYGTKNNAIVNNIMIAGEGALLISNGFTENTGNIVDNNLYFTTSGNTYDARWLWKNELYTGMNEYQAQTDNDANSIFADPLFISEDQENFRIESDSPAIDQGIDSVPLGDVDYSGQPRLVGDKVDLGAFEMEK; the protein is encoded by the coding sequence ATGAAATGGTTCACAAGATCAAATTGCATCCCTAAGAACACTCTTGCCATTAGCTTTATTTTCGCCATCATAGTATTCGCAACTGGACTTTCTGGGACTGAGCGAGCAGTTTCCGCCTCCACATTCTATTATGTTTCCGTCGATGGAAACAATGACAACGACGGTCGCACAGCAGAATCGGCATGGAAAACTTTGCAGTACGCCTCTTACAACGTTCCTGCCGGAAGTACGGTTCGTGTCCTGCCTGGCGTATACAATGAAAAGCTGCGGATCTACGACTCAGGCTCCGCATCTGCTGGACCGATCACATTCACAAGCTATCCAAATAAGCATGATGCCATTATCGATGGCTCTGGTCTGTCTGTTGGTGGCGGTGAAGGGTTGATCGAAATTGGGTCCTCCAGCTATGTGACAATTGATGGCTTTGAGGTACGAAACTATAAAACAACAACTCTTGATAAAGTACCTATTGGAATCTATGTGTATGGCTCAGGAACGAAAATTAAACTACTAAACAATTATGTTCACGCGATTGAATCCCATGCCAAGGTACGCGATGACCTTTCCGGAAGAGATGCACATGGCATTGCCGTTTTTGGCACAGAAGCCCCTGAGGCGTTGCGTCATGTAACGATTGATGGGAACACGCTAACGGATCTTGTACTCGGCTCAAGTGAATCATTGGTCGTGAATGGAAACGTTGATACGTTTGCGATTACAAACAACATCGTGAAAAACAATGACAATATTGGCATCGATGCCATTGGCTTTGAAGGCATGGTCCCTGACGAAGCGTATGATCAGGCGCGAAATGGCGTTATCCGAGGCAATATAGTCACGAATATCACATCAACCAATAACCCCTCCTATGGCACGGATCTTCCGAACGATTCCTTTGGTGCTGATGGGATTTATGTTGACGGTGGCAAGCACATTGTGATTGAGCAAAACAAGAGCTGTGGAAATGACATCGGCATTGAAATTGCAAGTGAGCATCTTGGAAAAACGACGAGCGACGTCATTGTTCGCAACAACCTTGTCTGCCATAACCACTTTACTGGCATCGCGCTTGGCGGATACGATACAGAGCGTGGGACAACGATTGATTCACAAGTAAGCAACAACACCTTGTACATGAACGATACGGAAGACTTATGGGGTGGCCAATTACTGTTGCAGTACGGCACGAAAAACAACGCCATCGTGAATAACATTATGATCGCGGGAGAAGGCGCTCTGCTTATCTCGAATGGATTTACGGAAAACACAGGGAATATCGTAGACAACAATTTGTATTTCACCACTTCGGGTAACACTTACGATGCGCGTTGGCTGTGGAAAAACGAGCTTTATACAGGAATGAATGAGTACCAAGCACAAACAGACAACGACGCCAACTCCATTTTTGCCGACCCGTTGTTTATTTCTGAGGACCAAGAAAACTTCCGCATAGAATCGGACTCTCCAGCTATCGATCAAGGGATAGACTCCGTTCCCCTCGGAGATGTCGATTATTCAGGTCAGCCACGATTGGTTGGAGACAAGGTCGATCTTGGGGCCTTTGAAATGGAAAAATAA
- a CDS encoding cupin domain-containing protein — protein sequence MAVSYMDFTSPSTKFTYDLTKNTLFRKNNRNYIYALTSQQLNTLGNVSMLDVFLSKGNIIEPHIHQNASELVYVASGSVIVSIFNPYTLEFKHYPLSAQQAASVPQGWWHYITAREDGTHFLAIFDAPIPQVIYGSDILRFTPPEALARTYCLNQQTVKKAFEPLKDTVVIGPPADCQQPRVQNSPVYRQQVPLHSYPPEQYFQSPS from the coding sequence ATGGCTGTGTCCTATATGGATTTTACTTCCCCGTCGACCAAGTTTACGTATGATCTAACCAAAAACACCCTATTCAGGAAAAACAATCGGAATTACATTTACGCACTGACATCCCAGCAGCTCAATACTCTAGGGAATGTCTCGATGCTTGATGTGTTTCTCAGCAAAGGTAATATTATTGAGCCCCATATTCACCAGAACGCGTCAGAGCTCGTTTATGTCGCCAGCGGAAGTGTGATCGTTTCTATCTTTAATCCGTACACGTTAGAATTTAAGCATTATCCACTAAGCGCTCAGCAAGCAGCCAGCGTTCCACAAGGCTGGTGGCATTACATTACAGCAAGAGAAGATGGCACTCATTTTCTCGCCATTTTTGATGCGCCAATTCCACAAGTCATTTATGGCTCGGACATTTTGCGGTTCACACCACCAGAAGCGTTGGCAAGAACCTATTGCTTAAATCAACAAACGGTGAAAAAAGCCTTTGAACCGCTCAAAGACACCGTTGTCATCGGCCCACCAGCAGATTGCCAACAACCTCGGGTCCAAAATTCTCCTGTGTATCGTCAACAAGTGCCTTTACACAGCTACCCCCCAGAACAGTATTTTCAATCGCCGAGTTAA
- a CDS encoding sugar phosphate isomerase/epimerase family protein, whose product MIQLGWCAPVSDAEVLREAGFDYIECGISSLQVEDTDKCRQQIEAHKNAVLPASAFNLFFPGDIHVVGNDVPTLRVKEYVKRAAAALEEIGASIAVLGSGRSRNVPEDFEHVRADEQFLSLLRNIDEAFQTTNVTLAIEPLNKKESNLINSVGEAVEFAKQVNSPKIRVLADFYHMDEDDEPLSEIVTHADWLAHIHVADTGRLHPGSGHYPYQEFVKNLHAINYDGMVSVECQTKNFASDAKESAQFLKDVLLQGANKTSG is encoded by the coding sequence ATGATTCAATTGGGTTGGTGTGCCCCTGTTTCTGATGCTGAAGTTTTGCGTGAAGCTGGGTTCGATTACATTGAATGTGGAATTTCTTCTCTACAGGTTGAGGATACTGACAAATGTAGACAACAAATTGAGGCACATAAGAACGCAGTGCTACCAGCTAGTGCCTTTAACTTGTTTTTCCCTGGCGACATCCATGTCGTTGGCAATGATGTACCGACTTTGAGAGTCAAGGAGTATGTAAAGCGAGCAGCAGCTGCACTTGAAGAGATTGGTGCATCCATTGCCGTGCTCGGAAGCGGTCGTTCAAGAAATGTGCCTGAAGACTTTGAGCATGTGCGTGCGGATGAACAATTTCTTTCCTTGCTACGTAATATCGACGAAGCCTTTCAAACGACCAATGTAACACTGGCAATTGAGCCTTTAAACAAAAAGGAATCCAATCTTATTAATAGCGTTGGAGAGGCTGTGGAATTTGCTAAACAGGTCAATTCGCCAAAAATTCGTGTGTTAGCTGATTTCTATCATATGGATGAAGACGATGAGCCACTAAGTGAAATTGTCACCCACGCAGATTGGCTCGCTCATATTCATGTGGCAGACACAGGAAGATTACATCCTGGCAGTGGACACTATCCGTACCAAGAATTTGTGAAAAATCTGCATGCTATTAATTACGATGGCATGGTGTCAGTGGAATGCCAAACGAAAAATTTTGCGTCTGATGCTAAGGAAAGTGCTCAATTTTTAAAGGATGTACTTCTGCAGGGCGCCAACAAAACGTCAGGCTGA